A window from Syntrophus gentianae encodes these proteins:
- a CDS encoding PIN/TRAM domain-containing protein, which translates to MIVGLLIAFLFAYGLNFITDIKEKYQIAPWIYALWTAVMGYLGLVLGSKKIDELYNLFGHVQSGDRESKDFRILDTSTIIDGRLADICDTGFLEGTLVVPRFVLDELQYIADSSDSMKRSRGRRGLDILNRMQKTAGINIEIVDQDFPRIKGVDAKLVALAKKVNGKIITNDFNLNKVAELQGIRILNVNELANALKPVVLPGEVMTVKIIKEGKEAGQGVAYLDDGTMIVVDNAQRHQGATVEALVTSVLQTTAGRMIFSELKDIVGDKKAYGNGARQ; encoded by the coding sequence ATGATCGTCGGCTTGCTGATTGCTTTTTTATTTGCCTATGGTCTTAATTTTATTACCGATATCAAAGAAAAATATCAGATTGCCCCTTGGATCTATGCCCTATGGACAGCGGTCATGGGATATCTCGGACTCGTTCTCGGATCTAAAAAAATTGATGAACTATACAATCTCTTCGGACATGTTCAGAGTGGGGACAGGGAAAGCAAGGATTTCAGGATTCTTGATACCAGCACCATTATCGACGGCAGGCTTGCGGATATCTGTGATACGGGTTTTTTGGAGGGAACTCTTGTCGTTCCTCGTTTTGTTCTGGATGAATTGCAGTACATTGCCGACTCCTCGGATTCCATGAAGCGCTCCCGCGGAAGGCGGGGACTGGATATCCTTAATCGGATGCAGAAGACTGCCGGCATCAACATCGAAATCGTTGATCAGGATTTTCCCCGGATAAAGGGTGTGGATGCCAAACTGGTTGCGCTGGCAAAAAAGGTAAACGGCAAAATCATTACCAATGACTTTAATCTAAATAAAGTCGCCGAGTTGCAGGGAATTCGAATTCTCAACGTCAACGAGCTGGCGAATGCCCTAAAGCCGGTTGTCCTTCCGGGCGAAGTGATGACGGTAAAGATTATCAAGGAGGGCAAGGAAGCTGGTCAGGGAGTGGCTTATCTTGATGACGGAACGATGATTGTCGTGGATAATGCCCAGAGGCATCAGGGCGCAACGGTCGAGGCGTTGGTTACCAGTGTCCTGCAGACGACGGCAGGTCGAATGATTTTTTCGGAGTTGAAGGACATCGTAGGTGATAAGAAAGCCTATGGGAATGGCGCCAGACAATAA